The following proteins are encoded in a genomic region of Haemorhous mexicanus isolate bHaeMex1 chromosome 27, bHaeMex1.pri, whole genome shotgun sequence:
- the LOC132338848 gene encoding endothelin-2-like, which produces MGSHPAVLLALALCALLEAGLGHPPGESHLAARPRSKRCSCNSWLDKECIYFCHLDIIWVNTPGHTAPYGLGSPPRRRKRSAGRCECSHSRDSICATFCHGRLGYLQSLKLPVSSGASARSLQSGAMRPPHHGLLRALRDLRVSSPRSDKRQQRSQRDIQPPALPWEKTIWKKKR; this is translated from the exons ATGGGCAGCCACCCCGCCGTGCTGCTGGCGCTCGCCCTCTGCGCCCTGCTGGAAGCCG GTCTGGGCCATCCCCCGGGCGAGTCGCACCTGGCCGCGCGGCCGAGGAGCAAGCGATGTTCCTGCAACAGCTGGCTGGATAAGGAATGCATCTACTTCTGTCACCTGGACATCATCTGGGTCAACACACCTGG GCACACCGCTCCCTACGGCTTGGGCAGCCCGCCAAGGCGGCGCAAGAGGTCCGCGGGCAGGTGTGAGTGCTCGCACTCCAGGGACAGCATCTGTGCCACCTTCTGCCACGGCAGGCTTGG GTACCTCCAGAGTCTGAAGCTCCCGGTGAGCTCTGGAGCATCAGCGAGGTCTCTGCAGAGCGGTGCCATGAGGCCTCCCCACCACGGGCTGCTGAGAGCTCTCAG gGACCTCAGGGTCTCCAGCCCACGCTCCGACAAACGCCAGCAGCGCTCTCAGAGGGACATACAgccaccagctctgccttgggaaAAAACCATCTGGAAGAAGAAGAGATAA